In the genome of Colletotrichum lupini chromosome 8, complete sequence, one region contains:
- a CDS encoding DUF453 domain protein → MAAAKLLKAPNVFATFIRGGTSKALFFHAKDLPKSGTARDKFLIRVMGSPDPGQINGMGGGRINRKRVVKIYNTGTSAILIAHVPIDASNGRALEKGDYSISGCPGTGAPILMDYSQTATPERMLPTGNPIDTLECTFGTVEATYCEVGNAIAFIAAQDLGIQGNETVSAIDSNSELIARVREVRGRISEKLGKCKAWNQVDEQSPMLPMVALVSKPTSEEGHIQARLFLDNHCHPSMAGTGGVCTTAASRIEGSVLNRLLSPATLACGTLKIQHPAGHLPMSVETIAAGQGEKLPAFSVLGFVRTARYIFQGQLFVPSDI, encoded by the exons ATGGCTGCTGCAAAACTCCTGAAAGCTCCTAATGTGTTCGCCACGTTCATCCGGGGCGGCACTAGCAaagccctctttttccaTGCAAAGGACCTTCCCAAATCAGGGACAGCCAGAGATAAGTTTCTCATACGTGTCATGGGATCGCCTGATCCCGGCCAAATTAACGGAATGGGCGGCGGACGCATC AATCGCAAGAGAGTGGTCAAAATCTATAACACTGGGACGAGCGCAATTTTGATTGCCCATGTTCCGATTGATGCTTCAAATGGGCGAGCACTAGAGAAGGGTGACTATTCGATATCTGGATGTCCCGGGACCGGTGCTCCTATTTTAATGGACTATTCACAG ACAGCAACACCTGAACGAATGCTACCCACTGGCAACCCGATAGATACACTCGAATGCACATTTGGCACAGTCGAAGCTACGTACTGCGAAGTTGGCAATGCTATCGCGTTCATCGCTGCGCAAGACCTCGGCATTCAAGGCAACGAGACAGTGAGCGCCATTGACAGCAATTCTGAGCTCATCGCTCGCGTCCGAGAAGTTAGAGGACGGATATCTGAGAAGCTTGGCAAATGCAAAGCCTGGAATCAGGTTGATGAACAGTCCCCGATGCTTCCGATGGTTGCCTTGGTCTCAAAGCCAACGTCGGAAGAGGGACATATTCAAGCGCGCCTGTTTCTTGATAATCATTGTCACCCAAGTATGGCCGGGACAGGAGGGGTTTGTACGACTGCTGCCAGCCGGATCGAAGGTTCAGTCCTCAATCGTCTGTTGAGTCCTGCCACATTAGCCTGTGGCACTCTCAAAATCCAACATCCCGCGGGCCATCTCCCAATGTCTGTTGAAACCATAGCTGCGGGACAAGGGGAAAAGTTGCCTGCTTTCAGCGTTTTGGGTTTCGTCCGCACTGCGAGATATATCTTCCAGGGGCAACTGTTTGTTCCCAGCGATATCTAG
- a CDS encoding PhlG protein encodes MESGSGSLRQRSAARIAALRGQLVTGTVPSRNDTRTPNTTTTNQSQNPDKDGYPAKIPLTYYPLETQKAFTYNENRMKSKLYAKYCNKDLYLFADIPQYIREPMPVEGILPITESRRLLEPGYHAHENGWRSLPDGTAYVTSRTRFPGSTGDMVRWWFWWHSVEPERYALWFPYDHLAARSTYADRLHRTDLSHTQKWLGSTHRVTEFIGATKMTVNIHFVDPAQYGLPWEELKAAGYEAAVCAELRDGLVSNLKIGDFLHLWRKTEDGLELRSRYWLGGGIHYKVMGMKVGIDYLAGALGFKHRMAGDNIAYEHFIHDQTEFTNLASFLPSLYADYMDGKL; translated from the coding sequence ATGGAGTCTGGATCTGGATCCCTGCGTCAAAGGTCCGCGGCGCGGATCGCCGCACTAAGAGGCCAATTAGTGACGGGAACGGTGCCGAGTAGGAATGACACCCGAACACCAAATACAACGACAACGAACCAAAGTCAGAATCCCGACAAAGATGGCTACCCAGCGAAAATTCCTCTTACGTACTATCCGCTCGAAACACAAAAAGCTTTCACTTACAATGAGAACCGGATGAAGAGCAAGCTATACGCGAAATACTGCAACAAAGATCTCTACCTCTTCGCCGACATTCCGCAGTATATCCGCGAGCCAATGCCAGTGGAGGGCATTCTCCCAATCACAGAATCGCGCCGCCTGCTGGAACCGGGCTACCACGCTCACGAGAATGGGTGGCGTTCCCTCCCCGACGGGACAGCGTACGTCACGTCACGGACTCGTTTCCCTGGATCGACAGGAGACATGGTCCGCTGGTGGTTCTGGTGGCACAGCGTCGAGCCCGAGCGCTATGCCCTGTGGTTTCCGTACGACCACCTGGCCGCGCGATCGACTTACGCGGACCGGCTACATCGCACTGACCTCTCTCACACGCAAAAGTGGCTCGGCTCCACGCATCGTGTAACGGAGTTTATCGGTGCAACCAAGATGACCGTGAATATCCACTTTGTCGACCCGGCGCAGTACGGCCTGCCGTGGGAGGAGCTCAAAGCTGCGGGTTACGAGGCCGCTGTTTGTGCGGAATTGCGCGATGGCCTGGTTTCAAACCTCAAAATTGGGGATTTCCTGCACCTCTGGCGCAAGACTGAGGATGGTCTCGAACTGCGAAGTCGGTATTGGCTTGGTGGGGGCATTCACTACAAAGTGATGGGTATGAAGGTTGGGATCGACTACCTTGCTGGCGCGCTGGGTTTCAAGCATCGCATGGCTGGAGACAACATTGCCTATGAGCATTTTATTCATGATCAGACCGAGTTCACTAATTTGGCTTCTTTCCTGCCGAGTTTGTACGCAGATTATATGGACGGGAAGCTTTGA